Genomic segment of Myxococcales bacterium:
CTGACGGGGGCCGTCAGTAAGTCGTGCTAGCCCCCCGCTACGGCCGCCAGAATCTGGATGTGGTCGGAATCTGAGACGGGCGAGTCTACCGCGTCTCGGTCGAGCGCTTCGCCGTTCAAGAAAAGGCGCACGAAGCGGCGGAGATTGCCGTCATCGTCGAGAATGAGCTCGCGAAATCCGGGATGCATGACCTCGACGGCTTCGATACTCGATCGCACGCTGTCAGCGTCGACTTCGATGAGACCAAGACCGCTCGTAGGTCCCCGGTAGCGCGGCGGAACCTCTACCTTGGGCACGTACTTTACCTCCACCTTCGTGTTCAGAGCGTGTCTGAGAATAGCCGAGGACGCACCTGCGCGGTGGCCGAGTCCTCTATTTTGACGATTCGTGCACCTCGACGATCACCCGATCACCCGGCTCGATCAACCCCGCCACATCGACAACCCCGTTAACTCCCCGCAGCTCCATTGCGTATTTCGGGAACATTTTCCCGGCGACCGGCTCCCCGGAGCGCGTCGTATGGGCGGCAACGATCTGATCCGCTATGTCCGCGCACGGTGGGTTGCACTCCTCAATGACTAGCACGGCTCCAGATGGAAAGACGAGCCGGCTGCCCCGGGCGAGTTTCGAGAACTCGGGAATGCCTTCCACGCAAATGTTGGCTCCGAGGGTAGCGGCCATGAGGAGCTCGTTCAGGTCGAGTCGCTCCGCGATGATCGCCAATTCCTCAACTGACACGCCGGTCCACTGGCGTTCGTTGCGCCTGATGGTCCCGGTGGGGTCGATATCGTAGGACTGGGCAACACGCTCGAAACCGCGGTGCCTGTCGCCCACGAATCCGTCCAACTCCACCTGCACGGACGTCTTCGCCCGCTTGCTGTAGTCCTCGGAATCGCCGGCTTTGTATTCGCCTTTGCTCCCCGTATGGACCGAGACCAGCGTACCTTCCAATTTCCTCACGGCTCTTTATCTCTCTCTAGCGCCCGTCACAGGCTCCCGTTTACGTCCCGAAG
This window contains:
- a CDS encoding MoaD/ThiS family protein yields the protein MPKVEVPPRYRGPTSGLGLIEVDADSVRSSIEAVEVMHPGFRELILDDDGNLRRFVRLFLNGEALDRDAVDSPVSDSDHIQILAAVAGG